The Streptomyces sp. NBC_01689 genome includes a window with the following:
- a CDS encoding MerR family transcriptional regulator: protein MDGDILYSIGELARRTGLAVKTIRFYSDRGIVAPVARTHAGYRRYAPEAVTRLALVRTLRELGLGLDVVRQVVDRERTLDEVAAEHAAALDVQISILRLRRAVLTAAAERAPTPEEMELMHRLATLSEAERRHLIDDFLDNVFDGPLGGSRLAGVRRSMTPELPDRPTDEQVRAWVELAELSLDADFRAMVRGLAADHLDEPPRGAPVRPRPGVVAVARDLVGPAVASGVSPYAPQADEIVAVLTARCARIHHRPDDGALRRWLLHRLEAVNDPRRERYFRLLALVNGWPEPDRLAPVLDWSLTALRNRAAR, encoded by the coding sequence ATGGACGGCGACATCCTCTACTCGATCGGTGAACTGGCCCGGCGCACCGGGCTGGCGGTCAAGACGATCAGGTTCTACTCCGACCGCGGCATCGTGGCGCCCGTCGCCCGCACACACGCGGGCTACCGGCGCTACGCCCCGGAGGCCGTCACCCGCCTCGCCCTCGTGCGGACCCTCCGAGAACTGGGGCTCGGCCTCGATGTGGTCCGCCAAGTCGTGGATCGGGAACGCACCCTCGATGAGGTCGCCGCGGAGCACGCCGCCGCACTGGACGTGCAGATCAGCATCCTGCGTCTGCGGCGGGCGGTGCTGACGGCCGCCGCGGAACGCGCGCCCACCCCCGAGGAGATGGAACTCATGCACCGGCTGGCCACCCTCTCGGAAGCCGAACGCCGACATCTGATCGACGACTTCCTCGACAACGTATTCGACGGTCCGCTCGGTGGCTCCCGCCTCGCGGGGGTCCGGCGCTCCATGACACCCGAGCTGCCCGACAGGCCGACGGACGAGCAGGTCAGGGCTTGGGTGGAGCTGGCCGAACTGTCCCTGGACGCGGACTTCCGCGCCATGGTGCGCGGTCTGGCCGCCGATCACCTGGACGAGCCGCCCCGGGGCGCCCCCGTACGACCGCGCCCGGGCGTGGTCGCCGTCGCCCGTGATCTCGTCGGACCCGCTGTGGCGTCCGGCGTCAGTCCGTACGCGCCCCAGGCCGACGAGATCGTCGCGGTGCTCACCGCCCGGTGCGCGCGCATCCACCACCGTCCCGACGACGGCGCCCTGCGCCGGTGGCTGCTGCACCGTCTGGAGGCCGTGAACGACCCCCGCAGGGAGCGGTACTTCCGTCTGCTCGCGCTGGTCAACGGCTGGCCGGAGCCCGACCGGCTCGCCCCGGTGCTCGACTGGTCCCTCACCGCCCTGCGCAACCGGGCGGCTCGATGA
- a CDS encoding carbohydrate ABC transporter permease, whose product MTTITQPRPADPKGAVNGAKLFNRLCAVCLTLFALIWLVPFVWALITSLRDDASITQSPTSIFAGGWSLDAYSTSWDNHPIGTWYLNSLVISVLAVIFTVAFCSMAGFALAFLRFRGRGVVMAVATAGLMLPTEALVLPQFIEYRSFHLLGTFWALVLPSVAAPISVFVFHSFFRGIPTALIEAARIDGASWWRIYANVCMPICRPAVSTVAILTFISSWNSFLWPLLVLSQTKSQTIPVGLASLVDPSSPQYAEVMASSVLGFIPLIAVFLVFQRQIVQGIATTGIK is encoded by the coding sequence ATGACCACCATCACCCAGCCGCGGCCCGCCGACCCGAAGGGCGCGGTCAACGGCGCCAAGCTCTTCAACCGGCTCTGCGCCGTGTGCCTGACCCTGTTCGCCCTGATCTGGCTGGTGCCCTTCGTCTGGGCACTGATCACCTCGCTGCGCGACGACGCGTCCATCACCCAGAGTCCCACGTCGATCTTCGCCGGCGGCTGGTCACTGGACGCGTACTCGACCTCCTGGGACAACCATCCGATCGGCACCTGGTACCTCAACAGCCTGGTGATCTCGGTGCTCGCCGTGATCTTCACGGTGGCCTTCTGCTCCATGGCCGGGTTCGCGCTGGCCTTCCTGCGGTTCCGCGGCCGGGGCGTGGTCATGGCCGTCGCCACGGCCGGCCTGATGCTGCCGACCGAAGCGCTGGTGCTGCCCCAGTTCATCGAGTACCGGTCGTTCCACCTGCTCGGCACGTTCTGGGCACTGGTCCTGCCGTCGGTCGCGGCACCGATCTCGGTGTTCGTCTTCCACTCCTTCTTCCGCGGCATCCCCACGGCGCTGATCGAGGCGGCCCGCATCGACGGGGCGAGCTGGTGGCGCATCTACGCCAACGTCTGCATGCCGATCTGCCGCCCGGCGGTGTCCACGGTCGCGATCCTCACCTTCATCAGCTCCTGGAACTCGTTCCTGTGGCCGCTGCTGGTCCTCAGCCAGACCAAGTCCCAGACCATCCCGGTGGGCCTGGCCTCGCTGGTGGACCCGAGCAGTCCCCAGTACGCCGAGGTCATGGCCTCCTCGGTCCTCGGCTTCATCCCGCTCATCGCGGTCTTCCTGGTCTTCCAGCGGCAGATCGTCCAGGGAATCGCCACGACAGGCATCAAGTGA
- a CDS encoding extracellular solute-binding protein, translating into MARRRFLALSGGLALTGGLAACSSPLASGLTGSQPNTADVIFWNLFTGGDGANMVLMEKAFRKADPGTTVEATILGWGNPYYTKLALATASGTPPDVGITHLSRLPLLAASGLLEPIERTPLGELGVTQDKFTPAAWKKATVDGTVYAVPLDTHPFVLYYNVDIARRAGLLNSAGDGLVPLKGKEDFVGAVKAMKDAGGARFGAVMSITADPSTAWRFFSMVYSGLAGPIVTDSGTKIAIDEEAMQETVAFMQSLTGPDLMPKNLTGAGANALFSTGKSGFLFDGEWQIPTYRAVKNLKFNVVPFPALLGSKPVAYADSHALVLPRNDRGDETRTRNASKFVKSLLDSSAVWAEGGHIPAWLPTQHSKAFLDQSPQRNYVEAAFNAQYDPVAWYTGAGSDFQGVIGGTVIEALNGRITPKGMASAMRSALKRYTTSRPPVTMK; encoded by the coding sequence ATGGCTCGCCGACGGTTTCTTGCCCTCAGCGGTGGCCTTGCCCTGACCGGAGGGCTCGCGGCGTGCTCCTCCCCGCTCGCGTCCGGCCTGACGGGCTCGCAGCCGAACACGGCGGATGTCATCTTCTGGAACCTCTTCACCGGTGGTGACGGCGCCAACATGGTGCTGATGGAGAAGGCGTTCCGGAAGGCCGACCCGGGAACGACGGTCGAGGCGACCATCCTGGGCTGGGGCAATCCGTACTACACCAAGCTGGCACTGGCCACCGCGAGCGGCACGCCACCGGACGTCGGCATCACCCACCTCTCGCGGCTTCCGCTGCTGGCCGCGTCCGGCCTGCTGGAGCCGATCGAGCGGACCCCCCTCGGGGAACTGGGTGTCACCCAGGACAAGTTCACTCCGGCGGCCTGGAAGAAGGCCACCGTGGACGGCACGGTGTACGCGGTCCCGCTGGACACGCACCCCTTCGTGCTCTATTACAACGTCGACATCGCCCGCAGGGCGGGACTGCTGAACTCCGCCGGTGACGGCCTCGTGCCCCTCAAGGGCAAGGAGGACTTCGTCGGCGCGGTGAAGGCGATGAAGGACGCCGGCGGCGCCCGGTTCGGCGCGGTCATGTCGATCACCGCCGACCCGTCCACCGCCTGGCGCTTCTTCAGCATGGTCTACTCCGGCCTCGCCGGCCCGATCGTCACCGACTCGGGGACGAAGATCGCCATCGACGAGGAGGCGATGCAGGAGACGGTCGCCTTCATGCAGAGCCTGACCGGCCCGGACCTGATGCCGAAGAACCTCACCGGAGCCGGCGCCAACGCCCTGTTCTCCACGGGCAAGTCGGGCTTCCTCTTCGACGGCGAGTGGCAGATCCCGACGTACCGGGCGGTCAAGAACCTGAAGTTCAACGTGGTGCCGTTCCCGGCGCTGCTCGGCTCGAAGCCAGTGGCGTACGCCGATTCGCACGCGCTGGTCCTGCCGCGCAACGACCGCGGCGACGAGACCCGTACCCGCAACGCCTCGAAGTTCGTCAAGAGTCTCCTCGACAGCAGCGCGGTGTGGGCCGAGGGCGGGCACATCCCGGCCTGGCTGCCGACACAGCACAGCAAGGCGTTCCTCGACCAGTCGCCGCAGCGCAACTACGTCGAGGCCGCGTTCAACGCCCAGTACGACCCGGTGGCCTGGTACACCGGCGCCGGCTCGGACTTCCAGGGCGTGATCGGCGGCACGGTCATCGAGGCGCTCAACGGGCGCATCACGCCCAAGGGCATGGCGTCCGCGATGCGCTCCGCCCTGAAGCGGTACACCACGTCCCGACCGCCGGTCACGATGAAGTAG
- a CDS encoding carbohydrate ABC transporter permease, producing the protein MTTVAPTRPAPAAAAPTGLTADRPTRSERRAGRLLTAPFLVVYLLFLVGPLLVGVVLSFFNTTTVKSGLGDFVGLSNYREVLGDSLFWESLWHSVLFTLLTTPPLVILALGVAILASRMRRGRLFYRIAFFLPYVVPSSVVTLVFLWMYTPQIGLIPKVFDAVGLPVPDFIGSTSGGWTAVVLMTVWWTFGFNFVLFTAAIQDVPADVYEAAAIDGASPWQQIRHITVPLLGRTTSLVLILQILASLKVFDQIYQLLGGGPNQSTRPVIEYIYDTGFTAYRGGYGAAATMVYFVIIVAISAAWYGLRRRRATSSAA; encoded by the coding sequence ATGACGACCGTCGCCCCGACGCGACCGGCACCCGCCGCGGCTGCCCCCACGGGCCTGACCGCCGACCGGCCCACCCGTTCCGAACGCAGGGCGGGCAGACTGCTCACCGCCCCCTTCCTCGTGGTCTACCTGCTCTTCCTGGTCGGCCCGCTGCTCGTCGGCGTGGTGCTGAGCTTCTTCAACACCACCACCGTCAAGAGCGGCCTCGGGGACTTCGTCGGCCTGTCCAACTACCGCGAGGTACTGGGCGACTCCCTCTTCTGGGAGAGCCTGTGGCACTCGGTGCTGTTCACGCTGCTGACCACTCCCCCGCTGGTGATCCTCGCCCTGGGCGTCGCCATCCTGGCCTCGCGCATGCGCCGCGGCCGGCTCTTCTACCGCATCGCCTTCTTCCTGCCGTACGTCGTGCCGTCCTCCGTGGTCACCCTGGTCTTCCTGTGGATGTACACCCCGCAGATCGGCCTCATACCGAAGGTCTTCGACGCCGTCGGGCTGCCGGTGCCGGACTTCATCGGCAGCACTTCGGGCGGCTGGACCGCCGTCGTGCTGATGACCGTGTGGTGGACCTTCGGCTTCAACTTCGTCCTCTTCACCGCCGCGATCCAGGACGTCCCCGCGGACGTCTACGAGGCGGCGGCGATCGACGGCGCGAGCCCCTGGCAGCAGATCCGCCACATCACGGTGCCCCTGCTCGGCCGGACCACCAGCCTGGTGCTGATCCTTCAGATCCTCGCCTCGCTCAAGGTGTTCGACCAGATCTACCAGCTGCTCGGCGGCGGACCCAACCAGTCCACCCGACCGGTCATCGAGTACATCTACGACACCGGCTTCACCGCCTACCGGGGTGGCTACGGCGCTGCCGCCACCATGGTGTATTTCGTCATCATCGTCGCGATCTCGGCGGCCTGGTACGGGCTGCGGCGCCGTCGTGCGACCAGCAGCGCGGCCTGA
- a CDS encoding LacI family DNA-binding transcriptional regulator, with product MARVRMRDVAEHAGVSVRTVSNVVNGFSHVSPDTRAKVQRSLDELGYRMDYLARGLRSGRTGFIALAVPFVAEPYFAELAQAVIRAAARRDITVLVESTAGDSEVERRILEGGLTNVADGVLLSALTLPADGIAAKKPDFPLVMLGEHTVGDQFPRVGIDNVEAARTAVEHLLEQGCRWIVALGRNGSENGRQRTEGYEQAMSAARVRRVNWLVVPVEDWTREQGYAAVRELLEGDGPLPDAIFAFNDALAVGALRALDASGVRVPEDIAVVGIDAIQESAYTHPPLTSVAPDLDAIAERSLTLLEEQMRAPAEPAGTDSAEDAQAGAVPAAPQETTPYRLVVRESSRREPAQG from the coding sequence GTGGCCAGAGTGCGGATGCGGGACGTGGCCGAGCACGCCGGGGTGTCGGTGCGGACGGTGTCGAACGTGGTCAACGGCTTCTCGCACGTGAGCCCCGACACCCGCGCCAAGGTGCAGCGCTCACTCGACGAGCTGGGTTACCGCATGGACTACCTGGCCCGGGGCCTGCGCTCGGGCCGGACGGGTTTCATCGCCCTGGCGGTGCCGTTCGTCGCCGAGCCCTACTTCGCCGAGCTGGCCCAGGCCGTCATCCGGGCCGCAGCCCGGCGCGACATCACGGTGCTGGTGGAGTCGACCGCGGGCGACAGCGAGGTGGAACGGCGGATCCTGGAGGGCGGCCTGACCAATGTCGCCGACGGCGTGCTGCTGAGCGCCCTGACCCTCCCGGCCGACGGCATCGCGGCCAAGAAGCCGGACTTTCCGCTGGTCATGCTGGGTGAGCACACCGTCGGTGACCAGTTCCCGCGGGTCGGCATCGACAACGTGGAGGCCGCCCGCACCGCGGTCGAACACCTCCTGGAGCAGGGCTGCCGCTGGATCGTCGCGCTCGGCCGCAACGGCAGCGAGAACGGCCGCCAGCGCACCGAGGGGTACGAGCAGGCGATGTCGGCGGCCCGGGTGCGACGGGTGAACTGGCTGGTGGTACCGGTCGAGGACTGGACCAGGGAGCAGGGCTACGCGGCCGTACGGGAGCTGCTGGAGGGCGACGGCCCGCTGCCCGACGCCATCTTCGCCTTCAACGACGCGCTCGCGGTCGGCGCGCTGCGAGCCCTGGACGCCTCCGGGGTACGCGTGCCCGAGGACATCGCCGTGGTGGGCATCGACGCCATCCAGGAGTCGGCCTACACCCACCCGCCGCTCACCTCCGTCGCCCCCGACCTCGACGCCATCGCCGAGCGCTCGCTGACCCTGCTGGAGGAGCAGATGCGGGCCCCTGCCGAGCCCGCCGGCACCGACTCCGCCGAGGACGCGCAGGCCGGAGCGGTGCCCGCGGCCCCCCAGGAGACCACCCCGTACCGCCTCGTCGTCCGGGAGTCCTCGCGTCGCGAGCCCGCCCAGGGGTGA
- a CDS encoding glycoside hydrolase family 2 protein has translation MSASEQDGTYPRPILRRERWHSLDGVWEFGYDDAREGERDAWFSEEATGAFDREITVPFPPEAPASGIGETAPHPVVWYRRRVPHEALAVSGGDRALVHFGAVDHRAKVWLDGRPVAEHVGGQTPFTADVTDALRPGADEHVLVVRAEDDPADLAQPRGKQDWQDRPHAVWYERTTGIWQSVWTETVSARHIADLAWIPDPARGVEAEITLASVPAAPVSVEIVLTHDGEVLAESTTAVRTPRSRVDLVVPALRNGIDREDLLWSPERPTLIDARVTVRDAATSEVLDTVDSYVGLRSAGVGRGAFLLNNRPYYVRSVLNQGYRPDTLIANSGTAELRREVELIKAMGFNAVRIHQKAEDPRFLYWADRLGLLVWGETGAAYEYGTEAVELLTREWLDMVRRDRSHPSIVTWVPVNESWGCSDIADDPAQQAYTIALANLTRALDPTRPVMSNEGWEHTDSDIMGVHDYSSDPELLTRRYGDAAGFEELLASPGPAGRTLSLDGRQTERYRAGEAPLMVTEFGGLSVGAEEDEFSYTRTSTGAQYAALLGDIFGVLHRSPIVAGFCYTQFMDTAQETNGLLYTDGSPKLPMETIRRIVTGTEPAAEEKPEPPFPSVQ, from the coding sequence GTGAGCGCGAGCGAGCAGGACGGGACGTATCCGAGGCCGATCCTGCGGCGGGAGCGGTGGCACAGCCTCGACGGCGTCTGGGAGTTCGGGTACGACGACGCCCGCGAAGGCGAGCGTGACGCGTGGTTCTCGGAGGAGGCGACGGGTGCCTTCGACCGGGAGATCACCGTCCCCTTCCCGCCGGAGGCCCCGGCCTCCGGCATCGGCGAGACCGCACCCCACCCGGTGGTCTGGTACCGCCGCCGCGTACCCCACGAGGCACTCGCCGTCAGCGGCGGCGACCGCGCGCTGGTGCACTTCGGAGCCGTGGACCACCGGGCCAAGGTCTGGCTGGACGGCCGGCCGGTGGCTGAGCACGTGGGCGGCCAGACGCCGTTCACCGCCGACGTGACCGACGCGCTGCGCCCCGGCGCCGACGAGCACGTGCTCGTCGTGCGGGCCGAGGACGACCCGGCGGACCTGGCACAGCCGCGCGGCAAGCAGGACTGGCAGGACCGGCCGCACGCGGTCTGGTACGAGCGGACCACCGGCATCTGGCAGTCCGTGTGGACCGAGACCGTCTCGGCACGGCACATCGCCGACCTGGCCTGGATCCCCGACCCGGCCCGCGGCGTCGAGGCCGAGATCACCCTCGCCTCGGTGCCGGCCGCTCCCGTCAGCGTGGAGATCGTGCTGACCCACGACGGCGAGGTGCTCGCCGAGTCCACCACCGCCGTCCGCACCCCGCGCAGCCGCGTGGACCTCGTCGTCCCCGCCCTGCGCAACGGCATCGACCGCGAGGATCTGCTGTGGAGCCCCGAACGGCCCACGCTGATCGACGCACGGGTCACCGTCCGCGACGCCGCCACCTCCGAGGTCCTCGACACCGTCGACAGCTACGTCGGACTGCGCAGCGCCGGTGTCGGCCGGGGCGCCTTCCTGCTCAACAACCGCCCCTACTACGTGCGTTCGGTGCTCAACCAGGGATACCGCCCCGACACCCTGATCGCGAACTCCGGCACCGCCGAACTGCGCCGCGAGGTCGAGCTGATCAAGGCGATGGGCTTCAACGCGGTCCGTATCCACCAGAAGGCCGAGGACCCGCGCTTCCTGTACTGGGCCGACCGGCTGGGCCTGCTGGTGTGGGGCGAGACCGGAGCCGCGTACGAGTACGGCACCGAGGCCGTGGAACTGCTCACCCGTGAGTGGCTGGACATGGTGCGGCGGGACCGCAGCCACCCCTCGATCGTCACCTGGGTGCCGGTCAACGAGAGCTGGGGCTGCTCGGACATCGCCGACGACCCGGCGCAGCAGGCCTACACGATCGCCCTCGCGAACCTCACCCGCGCCCTGGACCCGACCCGCCCGGTCATGTCCAACGAGGGCTGGGAGCACACCGACAGCGACATCATGGGTGTGCACGACTACTCCTCCGACCCCGAACTGCTCACCCGCCGCTACGGCGACGCCGCCGGGTTCGAGGAACTGCTGGCCTCGCCGGGCCCGGCCGGGCGGACCCTCTCGCTCGACGGCCGGCAGACGGAGCGTTATCGCGCCGGTGAAGCGCCGCTGATGGTCACCGAGTTCGGCGGTCTGTCCGTCGGTGCCGAGGAGGACGAGTTCTCCTACACGCGGACCAGCACCGGCGCCCAGTACGCCGCCCTGCTCGGCGACATCTTCGGGGTGCTGCACAGGAGCCCGATCGTCGCGGGCTTCTGCTACACGCAGTTCATGGACACCGCCCAGGAGACCAACGGCCTGTTGTACACGGATGGTTCGCCGAAACTGCCGATGGAGACGATCCGCCGCATCGTCACCGGCACCGAGCCCGCCGCGGAGGAGAAGCCCGAGCCGCCGTTCCCGTCCGTCCAGTAG